GATCGGGCTTCTGGGGCTGCTCAGTATCGGCCTGCTCTGGCGCGGTGCGGTCAGGTTCTCCGGGAGACGGTCAGCCGCACGTCCGGCCACGGCGGACGACGCACCATAGCGACCGTCGCCAGGGTGGCCGCCACGAGGCCGATCAGCTCACCCAGCAGTGCGATGCGCGTCGTGTCGACCGCGGGCGCCCACACCGGTTCACCGTCCTTGACGACGAACACCCCGGCTGGGCGCGGGCCGCGACGCCCCAACGTGCTGACGGGGATCACGGTCGCCCCGTCCGGGGTCACGTACGGCTCACCGAACACACCGGAGGCGACGGTCTCGTCGGTCAGCCGGTCGAGCGCTTCAGGCATCCGCACCGCGCGTGGCTCCATCCTCGTCACTGCCCGCCATCGCCCCTTCACTGCTCGAAATCGAGCTCGTCGTCGTCGACCGGTACCAGGATCGCCTGTTCCAGGAGGTCGGCCTCATTGGCGTCGGAGTGGGTCGAGACCCGCAGCTGCACATCCGCGAGCGCGGTGTCGAGGTTTGCCTCGTCGTCGTCGACCCGGACCGATCGTAGCTGGTCAACAGCATCGGCCTCGGGTGCGAAGTCGTCGAACGGGCGGTCGCTGGCTTGCGTCATGATCGTCCCTTCCTGCGCGAACGGCGTCGGCACCGTCATTGTCCTCTCGGCCAACTGGGGATTCAACGTTCACAGGTTCATGCGGTATCGTCCGGGCATCGCGCAACAGACGGGGGACGTTCCCCTTTTGTGGGAACGCCGTGAACAAGCACCTTCGACTCACCAAAGGCTCCCGTGTCCAGAAAGACCAGAGAAGACGTGGCCCTTCAGCCGCACTTCGAGGACGTCCAGTCCCATTACGACCTGTCGGATGAGTTCTTCCGACTTTTCCTCGACCCGACCCAGACGTACAGCTGCGCCTACTTCGAACGTGACGACATGACGCTCGAAGAGGCGCAGATCGCCAAGATCGACCTGTCGCTGGGCAAGCTCGGGCTCCGACCGGGCATGAAACTGCTCGACATCGGCTGCGGTTGGGGCGCCACCTTGCGACGCGCGCTGGAGCGTCACGATGTCGACGTCGTCGGCCTGACGCTCAGCAAGAACCAGCAGGCGCACGTCGCGCAGTCGTTCGACGCGATCGACACCGCCCGGTCCCGCCGCGTGCTGCTCCAGGGCTGGGAGCAGTTCGACGAACCCGTGGACCGGATCGTCTCGATCGGCGCGTTCGAACACTTCGGCGCCGACCGCTACGACGACTTCTTCCGGATGGCCCACACCGCGCTGCCCGCCGACGGGGTGATGCTGCTGCACACCATCGTCAAGCCCAGCGGTGAGGAGATGACCGCGCGTGGGCTCCCGCTGACCATGCGCAAGCTGCGGTTCTTCAAGTTCATCATGGACGAGATCTTCCCGGGCGGAGAGCTGCCGTACGTCGCGCAGGTCGAGGAGCATGCGCAGCGGGCCGGGTTCCGCGTCGAGCGGATCCAGTCGCAGCGACCGCACTACGCGAAGACGCTCGACATCTGGGCGGAGAACCTGCGCGGGCGCAGGGACGAGGCCATCGCCGTGCAGTCCGAAGAGGTGTACGAGCGCTACATGAAATACCTCACCGGGTGCGCCGACCTGTTCCGTGAGGGTTACACCGACGTCTGTCAGTTCACCCTGGTCAAGTCCTAACGCCTGCGCGCCATCCGCCACAGCCGCAGCGGCAGCAGACCGAGCAGCGGC
This genomic window from Mycolicibacterium goodii contains:
- a CDS encoding cyclopropane mycolic acid synthase family methyltransferase — its product is MSRKTREDVALQPHFEDVQSHYDLSDEFFRLFLDPTQTYSCAYFERDDMTLEEAQIAKIDLSLGKLGLRPGMKLLDIGCGWGATLRRALERHDVDVVGLTLSKNQQAHVAQSFDAIDTARSRRVLLQGWEQFDEPVDRIVSIGAFEHFGADRYDDFFRMAHTALPADGVMLLHTIVKPSGEEMTARGLPLTMRKLRFFKFIMDEIFPGGELPYVAQVEEHAQRAGFRVERIQSQRPHYAKTLDIWAENLRGRRDEAIAVQSEEVYERYMKYLTGCADLFREGYTDVCQFTLVKS